TGCTGCTGGCCGGCCGGGACGTGGCCGCCCAGGCTCAGACCGGCACCGGAAAGACGGCGGCGTACCTCGTCTCCATCCTCACCCGGCTTCTCGAGGCGCCGTCTCCCGCGACGCGAAAGCCGGGGGCCCCCCGCGCCCTCATCGTCGCCCCGACGCGCGAGCTGGCCGTCCAGATCGAGCACGACGCCCTCCTCCTCTCGCAGTTCGTCAAGCCCCGCATCGTGACCGTCTACGGCGGCCTCGACTACGCCCGGCAGCGGACCCTGCTCCGGGACGGTTGCGACATCCTGATCGGGACCCCGGGACGACTGCTCGACTACGAGGGGCAGGGCGCGACGTCCTTCGGCTCGGTGGAGTGCCTCGTCATCGACGAGTGCGACCGCCTCTTCGACCTCGGCTTCCTCCCCGACCTGCTCCGCATCCTCCGGCGCTGCCCGCCTCCCAGGCGCCGCCGCTCGATGATGTTCTCGGCGACCCTCTCCTGGCGCGTCATGGAGCTCGCCTGGGAGCACATGAACGAGGCCGAGCGGATCGAGATCGCTTCCGAGAGGGTGACGGCGGACCGCGTCGTCCAGAGCCTCTTCCACGTCGGGAACGCGGAGAAGCTCTCCCTCCTCGTCGGCATCCTCAAGCGGGAAGGCGACGCGACGCGGACGATGCTCTTCGTCAACACGAAGCGCTTCGCCGAGAGGCTCGTCGACCGTCTCGAACGGCACGGGTTCCGCTGCGGGGCGATCTCGGGCGACATCCCCCAGGCCAGGCGGCTGAAGATCCTCGCCGACTTCAAGGCCGGCAGGCTCCCGATCCTCGTCGCGACCGACGTCGCCTCCCGCGGCCTCCACATCGATGGCGTCACGCACGTCATCAACGTGGATCTCCCGATGGACCCGGAGGACTACGTCCACCGGATCGGCCGGACCGCGCGAGCGGGCCACTCGGGCCGGGCGATCTCCCTGGCCTGCGAGGACTACGTCCAGTCCCTTTCGTCGATCGAGAAGCTGATCGGGATGAAGATCCCCGTCGAGCACGCCGAAGACGCGCTCTTCACCCGGCGACCGCCGCCCCTGCGCGAGCCGGTCCGGATCTCGGGCGGGCCCCGTCACGCGGCGCCCGACGTCCGCGACGAAGACGAGGTCCCGGAGATCCCGGCACCGCCGGCCCCTCCTCCGCCCCCTTCCCGAGCCCCACGGCCGCCACAGGCCCCGCGCCCCGCGGCCACACTGCAGCCCGAACCGCCGGGAGCGCTACCTCCGCCGCCTCCCGCGCCCCCCCTGCCTCCTCCGGCGCCTTCGCCCGCCGCGGTCGATGCGGCTGTCGTTCCCGCGCCGGTCCTGGCGACGGAACCTCGGGAAGAGACGCCGGAGTCGTCCGCTGTGGCAGCGGAGGGACCCGTCGACTTCTGGACGCGCGAGGCGTTCGGGCTCGAGATCCCGGAGGAAGGCTTCGGCGTCGCCGATTCCCCTGCGGCCCCGGGCGACCCGGCCCGCAGGAAGCGCCGTCGCCGGCGCCGTCCCGCCGCGTCCGCTGCGACGCCCGTCGTCCCCTGACGGCCCCTTCCTGCGGCTTATCATTCCTCCACCGGGAGGAGTGCCATGCCGTACGCCGGAGTCCGGGGTCAGCGGTTCTACTACGAGGTCGGGGGCGAGGGAGAGTTCGTCCTCCTCCTGCACGGGGCTCTCGCCAGCGCCGACATCATGGAAGCTCCCGCGACCGGGCTGGCGTCGGGGTTCCGGGCGGCACGACTCGACCGGCGCGGCTGCGGCCGGACGACGCCGCCGACCGACGGCCCCGTCCCGCTCCACGAGGAAGCCGACGACATCCTCGCCCTCCTCGACTGGTTCTCGATCGAGAAGACCCACTTCCTGGCGCACGACGAAGGGGCCGAGGTCGCACTGGAGTTCGCCCTCAGGAACCCCGGCCGGACCGGGTCGCTCGCGCTCATGGCGCCGTCGCTCGAGGGTTTCTCCCTCAGCCCCGAGGCCGCGGTGGTGGCGGCCGACCTCCGGGCCGCGCTGAGAGCCGACGTCACGAAGGCGCTCGACGAGAAGCTCTTTCCCTCGGCGATCTTCGACGCGGCCCGCGAACGGGAAGGGATCTTCGAGCGGATCGAGGACATCTTCCGGCGCTACCCGCAGAGCCCCGGCCGCCTCGACCGGATCCCGCGCGCCGGGGCCGCCCTCGCGGGCCGCCTCGGCGCCGTCTCCGCCCGCACGTTCGTCCTCGTCGGCGAGCGCGACCAGGACGACCGGGTCCGCTGCGCGAAAGCGATCGCCGCCGGCATCCCGGGAGCCGAGCTCGCGGTCATTCCCGAGGCCTCGCGCTTCCTGCACATCGAGGAGAGCCGGGTGGTCATGCGCAGGCTCACGGACTTCTTCCTTCCCGAGCCCGAGTTCGAGCGCTGACCCGTTCTCGAACGGAAACGGGGGCCTCGCGGCCCCCGTTTCGCGCGATCCCCGGACGCAGGCGTCAGGCGATCGACTTGAGGAACTCGGCGTTCAGCTTCGTCCGCGTCAGCTTCGAGAGGAGGAGGTCCATCGCGTCGATCGGCTTGACCGAGGCGAGGGCGCGGCGGAGCTTGTGGATCTTCGGCAGCTCGTCGGCCGTGTAGAGCTTCTCTTCCTTGCGCGTCCCGGAGGCCGGGATGTTGATGCACGGGAAGATGCGCCGGTCGAAGAGCCCGCGGTCGAGGATGATCTCGCAGTTCCCCGTCCCCTTGAACTCCTCGAAGATGACGTCGTCCATCCGGCTGCCGGTGTCGACGAGACACGTCGCGACGATCGTCAGCGAGCCGCCGTCCTCGTGGTTGCGGGCGCCACCGAAGAAGCGCCGCGGCTTCTCCATCGTCCGCGCGTCGATGCCCCCGGAGAGGATCTTGCCGCTCCCGCGCTGCTCGTTGTTGTAGGCGCGGCTCATCCGCGTCAGCGAGTCGCAGAAGATGACGACGTCCTTGCCGATCTCGACGAGCCGCTTGGCCCTCTCGAACGTCGCCTCGGCGACGGCGATGTGGTGGGCGGCGGTCATGTCGGCCGAGGACGCGATGACCTGCCCGGTGATCGACCGCTGCATGTCGGTCACTTCCTCGGGCCGCTCGTCGACGAGGAGCATGAGGAGGACGACGTCGGGGTCGTTCTTGGCGATGGCGTTCGCCATCGTCTTGAGGAGGAACGTCTTTCCGGCCTTCGGCGGGGCGACGATGAGGCAGCGCTGTCCGCGGCCGATCGGAACGACGAGGTCGAGGACGCGTCCCGAGTTCTCGTCGGGCCCCGTCTCCATCCTCAGCCGGCGGTTCGGGTCGATGGAGACTCCCTTGTGGAACTGGATGTACCTCGCCCGGTACTCGGCAGGTGTCATCCCTTCGATCGAGACGATCTTCTGGACCATCGGCCCCTTGGGTCCGCGGGCGACCGCCTCGGCCTCGATGAGGAGTCCGTCCTCGAGGTCTTCCGCCTCGACGAGGTACTTCGGGAGGAACGGATCCCCCTTTTCGGCGTAGAAGGTCTCCGACGAAACGACGAGGCCCGAATGGTCGCCGTGGAGCTTGACGAGACCTCGGATCGTGACCGCGGGCGCCGCCTGCGGAGCACTCTCGCGGCGCGGGGCACCCTCGCTCGAGGGCTCGGCTCCCGCCGGCGCGTCCGCACCCGCCGGGCCCTTGGTCCTGCCGCGCCGCCGTCGGCGGCGCCGCCGGCGGCGGGAGGGCTCACCGGGAGCGTCGGTTCCCTCGACGGGAGAGGCCTCGGCGTCGCCGTCGCCATCTCCCGCACCGTCCCCCTCGTCGTCGGGGCCCTCAGGGAAGTCCTCGACGGCGGTGTTCTCGATGGGCGGCAGAACCGCTTCTTCGCGCTCTTTCGGATCGAACTCGTCCAAGCTGACCTCCGGAACGGGCCATCCGTGGCCGCTCCGATTCCTGTGGGTCGCCCGCGCGGGCACTGCGGCCCAGGCGAACGGCACCATGCCATTTCAGGTCCGAGGGGGAGGGCGGGTCGTGATCCTCGCGTCTCCCTCGCCCGGCGCCCCGTTCGCGCCTCCCGCTTCTGCGGGGCCGCGCCGCGCCGGACCAGACAACCCACATGCTAATCCCGAATCGAATCCGCCGTCAATGCGACCTTCTCAGGGCTTCCCCGGCAGGGGAGGCGGTCCGGTGCGCTCAGGCAGGTTCGTGACACCGGGGGCCCAGAGGCCGGGAACCGGCGCGTGACACGCCGGGCAGGCGCCGTCCGCGCCGATCCGGCACTCCCGGACCCGAAAACCGCGCCTTTCGACGAGGGTCTCCCGGCACGCCGGACAGAACGTCGCCTCGCCGCTTCCGACCTGGCCCGGCAGGTTCCCCGTGTAGACGTACCGGAGCCCCTCTTCACGGCCTATGTCCGCCGCCCTGAGGAGCGTGCGAACCGGAGTCGGGGGCGTGTCGGCCATCCGGTAGTCGGGATGGAACGCCGTGACGTGCCAGGGCAGGTCGGGAGAGAGCGAGCGGAGGAAGCGGGCCGCGTCCCGCAGTTCCGCGTCCGAATCGTTGTGACCGGGGACGACGAGCGTCACGACCTCGACCCAGAAACCTCTCTGAACGAGGCCCGACAGCGCTTCGAGAACGACGGAGAGCCGCCCCCCGACCCTCCGGTAGCCCTCCTCGCTCATGCCCTTCAGGTCGACCTTGTACGCGTCGACGACGGGCCGGAGGAAGTCGAGCACCTCTGGCGTCGCGTTCCCGTTCGAGACGAAGCTCGTCAGCAGGCCGGCCTCGTGCGCCCGGGCGAAGACCGCCCCCGCCCACTCGGCCGTGATGAGGGGCTCGTTGTAGGTCGAGGTCACCATCGCGGCGCCCTCGGCCAGGGCGGAGGCCACGATGTCTTCCGGGGTCGCGGGGCGCTCTCTCGCCCAGGCGTCGGCCCGCGGGTCGCGCACCGTCTGGCTGATCTCCCAGTTCTGGCAGAACGGGCACTTGAAATCGCAACCGAGCATCCCGAAGGAGAGCGCGCTTGCACCCGGGCGGACGTGAAAGAACGGCTTCTTCTCGATCGGATCGGCCGCCAAAGACGCCACGTATCCCCATGGGACCCGGAGCTCTCCGTCCCTCACGAACCGGACGCGGCAGACCCCTTCCTTCCCCTCTCCGAGGAGGCATCGGTGCCCGCAGGCGAGGCAGCGGACCTTCTCCCCCTCCTCGCGCGCGAGCGAGCCCTTCGCCGTCAGCGCGGCCAGGCGCTCACGGACCGTCACGGCGGGCGCCATGGCGGCCATGATAGGCCCGTCGGGGCACAGGAACGGATCGTGCATCCCTGCCGGTAGAATGCGCCGCGTGACACGATTCTTCCGGCTTGCCGCGCTCGCCGTCGCCACGGCCACGTTCCCGGGCACGGTGTTGGCCCAGACGCCCACCCCGACGCCGACGCCGACCGAGACGCCGACTCCCACGCCGACTCCCACGCCCACCCCGACCCTGACTCCGGCCGTACCGATGCCGGCAGCGGCCGGCAGTCTCGGCATCCCGAACGGCGGCCGCTACGATGCCTCCAACCTGATCCTCGAGGACGACGGCACGATCTGGACCGCGTCGGCGGGCGAGAACGTCATCGCCCGGATCTCCGGGGACGAGAAGAAGGTCAGGAAGTGGACGATGCCGCGCGACGCGGCGCCGGGCCACCTCCTGAAGGAGCCCGACGGGACCTTCTGGGTTGCCCAGCTCGGAGGCTTCAAGGTCTCCCGCTTCGATCCCGCCACCGCAGAGCTCACGGAGTGGCCCGACGCGGCGCGACGGCCCACCGCCTTCGTGAAGAAGGCCGACGGGACGCTGTGGCTCCCGGAGACGAACGGCACACTCACGACGTTCTTCCCGGCGACCGGCACGTTCGTCTACAGGCGTTCGACCGATCTGGAGAAACCGATCTCCAGCCTCACGTACCCGTTTCTCGACTCCGACGGGTCGATATGGAGCGCGGACTTCCTGCGCGGCAACCTCCTCCGGTTCTCTCCGGACGGCGCGACGGCCACGCGCTGGATACTCCCGAATGCCTTCTCGCAGCCCTCCAAGATCATCCGGGGCCCGGACGGCGCCCTCTGGATCTCCCTCTACAACGCCTCGCAGCTGGCACGTTTCGACCCCGCGACCGCCGAGCTGAAGACGTTCAACGTCGGCGTCTTCGTCCTGCCTTTCGACCTGAAGGTCTACAAGGACAGGATCGCCTACACCGAGCAGCAGGGGGGCGAGGTCGGGGTCTTCGACCCCCGCGGCGTCACACCTGCGGACACGAAGACGCTCGAGCCCGTCGAGATCCCCCTCACGAGCACGACCGAGACCGTCAATCCGGTGAAGACCACGCTCGTCACGATCGAGCTGGACGTCTCCCCCGGTAACCCCGTCGTCGTCGAAGGTGCCGGCATCCCCGGCCTCGCACGGTACCCCGCCGTCGGCGGCGCGGCTTACGCGCTCGTCGTCGACGAGAGGAGGAAGCGCTTCCTCGTCGGCGGCCCGGGCGAGATCGTCGAGGTCCTGCCGCCCCTTCCGGTGACGGTGGACGACCACCTCTACCCGGCCGCGGCCTCGATCGGCGGGAGGGACGGAAGGCGATGGGCGACGCAGACCGTCGCCTGGAACCGCGGGACGGCCGACACGGCGGGCGCCACCGTCGACGCGATCGTCAACGTGCGGCTCCTGCCGACCGACTGGATCGTGGGCCTGTCGCCCACGACGACCCTCACCGTGGGCGCCGGGAAGCTCGTCTCCCAGGACGACCCGATCGGGACCGTCATGGGCGGCACGGACACGTCGGGCGCCCTCCGCTTCACCTCGGCTGCCACCGCGACGAAGTTCGCCGACTTCTACTCGTGGATCCGCGTCTACCGGACCCGCTCGGACGGCGGGACTTACGGGTTCGCGCGGAACACCGTCAAGGGAGGCCAGGCCATCGGCACGGGCGAGACGGGCTTCCTCGTCACGCCTCACGACGCCGCGGGCCAGCGCACGAATGCCGGACTCTTCGTCGTCGAGGCCGGGACGGGGACCGTCTCGATCGTCGACGCGTCCGGAAAGCTCGTCGGAGGCCCGTTCGCCTACGACTGGCCCGCGGGATACCACCTGCAGGGCTCGACGATCTTCGACGCCTTCGGCATCCCGCCCTCGCCGTCTGCGCGCGTCGTCTTCAGCGTCACGACGGGGAAGGTTCTCCCCTTCGGAACCGCCATCGACTCGGCCTCGGGCGATCCGGTCGACCTTCCGTTCTTCGGCCCGCGGAGCACGGCGCAGTTCCAGTGGATCCTCGGCGCCGAGCGGGGCGGCGGTACGCTCGGCGCGAGCTCGAGGACCGACCTGCAGCTCTTCAACGGGGCCACGGCCGATGCGACGGTCACCATCGGCTTCCGCGCGGCGCGCCTCGCGTCGGAAAGCCCGCTCGCCGCCCCGGCTCCTTCCGTGACGCTCACGGTCCCGGCAGGAAAGGTCGTCACACTGACCGACGTCGTCAAGGAGGCATTCGGCCTGACCGGCGTTGCGGGAAGCATGGACATCGCTTCCGACCCACCCGTCTTTGCGTTCGCGCGGGTGACGGCCGAGGATGCCGGCGGCGGCCGTCACGGCTACGGCCTTCCCGGGCTGCTCGGCGATGCTGCGCCCGCGGCGGGCTCCCGCGGGGTCTTCATCCAGGCCGCGGACGCGGGCTGGGACGTCCTGGAGTCCGAGCTGCAGGTCACGAACCCGACGGATGCTCCGGCGACCGTGACCGTCCGGGCCTTCGACGCCGCAGGGGTCGCGGCCGGAACGCCCCTCTCTCTGGCCGTCGGGCCCAAGGAGGTCGTCCGGGTCCCCTCGGCCTTCTACACTGTCGCGGGTTTCGCGACCCTGGTCGGGCGTCTCGAGGTCGTGCCTGCAGAGGGCTCGCAACCGGTCTTCGCGACTCTCGTGAGGCAGGACAGGAAGACCGGAGACGCGGACGCCATCGTGCCCTACATCGTCCCCAACTGAGCCCAGAGCAGGCCGGCGCGTTCGACCGTCCGCAAGCCCCTTCCTTCCGGAAGGGGCTTTCTTGCGCCCGCGGACGACCCGCTATCGCGTGCCCGCCGGCACGGCGGGGACCGCAACCGGGGGAGGAACGGGAGCCCACGCCGTCTCGGGCGCGAGGAACCAGTTGCGGTCCGTCCGGGGCTGGATCGTCCCGGCCTTCCTCAGCCTTTCGACGAGGAGCTCGCGGACCTCGTCGTTGTAGCTCCGAAGGAGCTTTGCCCCTTTCAGCGCCGTGTACCCTCCCGAGCCCTGTGCCCGGTAGCTGTTGACGGCGAGACTGAAGAGATCGCCGTCCGTCACGTCCCGCCCCTTGAACCGCAGCTCCCGGACACGGCTGCCGACCGGGGCCGTCGGGTCGACGCGGTAGGACGCGCCCTGCAGGACGTCGAAGTTGTAGGGCGTCATCCCGGCCCGGGGCGTGATGACGAGCCGGCCGTCCCGCCAGTCGACCGTCCCGTAGTAGCTGGCGGCGTGCTCCAGGATCGATCTCAGACGCGCCCCGTCGACCTCGAGGACGACGAGCTGGTTCTCGTAGGGGTAGAGCGCGTAGACCTGCCTCACCGTGACCGGTCCCGCCTCCCAGCCATCGAAGCGGAACGGGAGGAGGGACGTGAGCGACAGGTCCGCGCCCGTGACCTCGAGCTGCGTCTCGTTGACCAGGTCGAGGAGTGCGGTGTCCTCGAGGCGTGCGCGCCCCCCAGGAAATGGCCCGGACGCGGTCGCGAGCGCCTCGCCGAGGTACGAGAGGGCGCGCTCGTGCGGGGCGCGGGCGATCGCCGCGACCTCCGGGTCGATCGCGACGGAGGCGTCGGAGGGGAGGAGTGTGCCGTTCGCCTCGACGATCGTCGACTTCCCCCCGGACCGCTCGACGACGAGGTCGACGCGCGCGAGCGCCTCGCCCCAGCGTCCGGGCTGTATGACCGGCACGCCGTGGACGCGGGTCAGCGGGAGCCGGCGATGGGTGTGTCCCATGAGGATGAGGTCGACTCCCGGCACGTCCCGCGCGAGGGCGGCGGCCCGGTTCTCGTGCGCGGTTCCGTTCGGCTCGCCCGTCGCCAGGTCGATCTCGAGCCCTCCGTGGAGCAGGACGACGACGACGTCGCAGCGCTCCCGCCCCCGCAGGAGAGGAACGAGGCGGCCCGCCGTCGCGACGGGGTCCTCCCACTTCAGGCCGGGCCGGTTCGCGAGCGGCTCCCAGCCCGGGATGTTCGGCGTCGTCAGGCCCAGGACGCCCACGCGAATCCCGTCGAGCTCCTTGACGAGGTACTCCGGAAAGGCGGCGCTGCCGTCCGCCTCGTTCCTCGTGTTCGCGGAGACCCACGGGAACGACGAGTCCCGCTGCGCGCGGCGCAGGACGTCCATCCCGAAATTGAACTCGTGGTTCCCCACGGCCATCGCGTCGTATCCCAGGGCGCTCATCGCGGCGGCCACGAAATGCGGGCCTCCGGCAGGGCGACGCGCCTCGAGCCATCCCGTCGGGGCTCCCTGGATCGTGTCCCCGCCGTCGAGGAGGAGGACGTTCGGCGCCGTCTTCCGGATCTCCCGGATCCTCGTCGCCACCCGCGCGAGCCCCCACGCCCCCTCGGCGCCGCGCGCGTAGTCCCAGGGCAGGAGGTTCGCATGGAGGTCCGACGTCTGGAGTACGGTGATGGCGACTCGATCGACGGCGCCGGCCGGACCGGCGAGGAGGAGGAGCAGCAGGAGGACGGAAACGCGCGTCAGTCTCACGAGCGGCGCAGTCTTCCATCGCGACGGTCGGGAATCAAGAAGCCCGCGGCGTCCGCTCGGCGGTATCCTCCGCCGGCCATGCCCGCCCGCCCGAAGGCGCGTCCCGCGCCCGCCGTCGACGTCCTCGCGCGCCTTCGCGACGCGTACCCCGGAGCCGACTGCTCGCTCGAGCACGCCGACGCGTTCCAGCTGCTGATCTCGACGATCCTCTCCGCGCAATGCACCGATGCGCGCGTGAACGGCGTCACGCCGGCGCTCTTCCGCCGCTTCCCGACGCCCGAAGCGATGGCCGGCGCGGGAAGCGAGCTGGAAGAGCTGATCCGCTCGACCGGGTTCTTCAACGCCAAGGCGCGCTCGATCCGCGGCGCCTGCCGGGCCATCGTCGAGGCGCACGGCGGCCACGTCCCGAGAACGATGGACGCTCTCCACGCCCTGCCGGGGGTCGGCCGCAAGACCGCGAACGTCGTTCTCGGCAACGCCTGGGGAACCCCTGACGGAGTCGTCGTCGACACGCACGTCGGCCGCCTGGCGCGCCGGCTGGGCTGGTCGCGCCACGCCGACCCGGTGAAAGTGGAGAGCGACCTGAACGCCCTCCTCCCGCGCGAGACGTGGGTCTTCGCCGGCCACGCCCTGATCCTCCACGGCCGGCGCGTCTGCTCCTCGCGCTCGCCGCGCTGCGACTCCTGCTTCCTCGCCGATCTCTGCCCGAAGGCGGGGGTGACCGCGACCGCGCGGGCCGGCCGTGGGGCTTCCGGCGCGAAGAGTCGGACGGGCTCGAAGACCCCGGCCCCCAGTTCCCCGACGACGACCAGAAGGAGTGGACGATGACGCTCCCCGGCAGTGGCTCCATCGAGGTGATCTGCGGATCGATGTTCTCGGGGAAGTCGGAGGAGCTGATCCGCCGCGTCACCCGCGCG
The Holophagales bacterium genome window above contains:
- a CDS encoding DEAD/DEAH box helicase, producing the protein MSSSPPGTGDYLSDVFFSDLPLPHAVRAGIAACGFVRATPVQAATLPLLLAGRDVAAQAQTGTGKTAAYLVSILTRLLEAPSPATRKPGAPRALIVAPTRELAVQIEHDALLLSQFVKPRIVTVYGGLDYARQRTLLRDGCDILIGTPGRLLDYEGQGATSFGSVECLVIDECDRLFDLGFLPDLLRILRRCPPPRRRRSMMFSATLSWRVMELAWEHMNEAERIEIASERVTADRVVQSLFHVGNAEKLSLLVGILKREGDATRTMLFVNTKRFAERLVDRLERHGFRCGAISGDIPQARRLKILADFKAGRLPILVATDVASRGLHIDGVTHVINVDLPMDPEDYVHRIGRTARAGHSGRAISLACEDYVQSLSSIEKLIGMKIPVEHAEDALFTRRPPPLREPVRISGGPRHAAPDVRDEDEVPEIPAPPAPPPPPSRAPRPPQAPRPAATLQPEPPGALPPPPPAPPLPPPAPSPAAVDAAVVPAPVLATEPREETPESSAVAAEGPVDFWTREAFGLEIPEEGFGVADSPAAPGDPARRKRRRRRRPAASAATPVVP
- a CDS encoding bifunctional metallophosphatase/5'-nucleotidase — encoded protein: MRLTRVSVLLLLLLLAGPAGAVDRVAITVLQTSDLHANLLPWDYARGAEGAWGLARVATRIREIRKTAPNVLLLDGGDTIQGAPTGWLEARRPAGGPHFVAAAMSALGYDAMAVGNHEFNFGMDVLRRAQRDSSFPWVSANTRNEADGSAAFPEYLVKELDGIRVGVLGLTTPNIPGWEPLANRPGLKWEDPVATAGRLVPLLRGRERCDVVVVLLHGGLEIDLATGEPNGTAHENRAAALARDVPGVDLILMGHTHRRLPLTRVHGVPVIQPGRWGEALARVDLVVERSGGKSTIVEANGTLLPSDASVAIDPEVAAIARAPHERALSYLGEALATASGPFPGGRARLEDTALLDLVNETQLEVTGADLSLTSLLPFRFDGWEAGPVTVRQVYALYPYENQLVVLEVDGARLRSILEHAASYYGTVDWRDGRLVITPRAGMTPYNFDVLQGASYRVDPTAPVGSRVRELRFKGRDVTDGDLFSLAVNSYRAQGSGGYTALKGAKLLRSYNDEVRELLVERLRKAGTIQPRTDRNWFLAPETAWAPVPPPVAVPAVPAGTR
- the amrS gene encoding AmmeMemoRadiSam system radical SAM enzyme — its product is MAPAVTVRERLAALTAKGSLAREEGEKVRCLACGHRCLLGEGKEGVCRVRFVRDGELRVPWGYVASLAADPIEKKPFFHVRPGASALSFGMLGCDFKCPFCQNWEISQTVRDPRADAWARERPATPEDIVASALAEGAAMVTSTYNEPLITAEWAGAVFARAHEAGLLTSFVSNGNATPEVLDFLRPVVDAYKVDLKGMSEEGYRRVGGRLSVVLEALSGLVQRGFWVEVVTLVVPGHNDSDAELRDAARFLRSLSPDLPWHVTAFHPDYRMADTPPTPVRTLLRAADIGREEGLRYVYTGNLPGQVGSGEATFCPACRETLVERRGFRVRECRIGADGACPACHAPVPGLWAPGVTNLPERTGPPPLPGKP
- the rho gene encoding transcription termination factor Rho, producing the protein MDEFDPKEREEAVLPPIENTAVEDFPEGPDDEGDGAGDGDGDAEASPVEGTDAPGEPSRRRRRRRRRRGRTKGPAGADAPAGAEPSSEGAPRRESAPQAAPAVTIRGLVKLHGDHSGLVVSSETFYAEKGDPFLPKYLVEAEDLEDGLLIEAEAVARGPKGPMVQKIVSIEGMTPAEYRARYIQFHKGVSIDPNRRLRMETGPDENSGRVLDLVVPIGRGQRCLIVAPPKAGKTFLLKTMANAIAKNDPDVVLLMLLVDERPEEVTDMQRSITGQVIASSADMTAAHHIAVAEATFERAKRLVEIGKDVVIFCDSLTRMSRAYNNEQRGSGKILSGGIDARTMEKPRRFFGGARNHEDGGSLTIVATCLVDTGSRMDDVIFEEFKGTGNCEIILDRGLFDRRIFPCINIPASGTRKEEKLYTADELPKIHKLRRALASVKPIDAMDLLLSKLTRTKLNAEFLKSIA
- the nth gene encoding endonuclease III, which produces MPARPKARPAPAVDVLARLRDAYPGADCSLEHADAFQLLISTILSAQCTDARVNGVTPALFRRFPTPEAMAGAGSELEELIRSTGFFNAKARSIRGACRAIVEAHGGHVPRTMDALHALPGVGRKTANVVLGNAWGTPDGVVVDTHVGRLARRLGWSRHADPVKVESDLNALLPRETWVFAGHALILHGRRVCSSRSPRCDSCFLADLCPKAGVTATARAGRGASGAKSRTGSKTPAPSSPTTTRRSGR
- a CDS encoding alpha/beta hydrolase — encoded protein: MPYAGVRGQRFYYEVGGEGEFVLLLHGALASADIMEAPATGLASGFRAARLDRRGCGRTTPPTDGPVPLHEEADDILALLDWFSIEKTHFLAHDEGAEVALEFALRNPGRTGSLALMAPSLEGFSLSPEAAVVAADLRAALRADVTKALDEKLFPSAIFDAAREREGIFERIEDIFRRYPQSPGRLDRIPRAGAALAGRLGAVSARTFVLVGERDQDDRVRCAKAIAAGIPGAELAVIPEASRFLHIEESRVVMRRLTDFFLPEPEFER